In the Candidatus Rhodoblastus alkanivorans genome, one interval contains:
- a CDS encoding Hsp20/alpha crystallin family protein, with protein sequence MTTDDRMTWMWSEAMAIFSRAERLRDAAPARRSAGSATWEPAVDVVETEAEVLVLVALPGVREQDVEAAIEGSSLVVRGRRGFPPELRAAFVHRLELPRGAFERRISLPASRYEAVVRAMREGLLIVSLRKSV encoded by the coding sequence ATGACGACAGACGACCGGATGACCTGGATGTGGTCGGAAGCAATGGCCATTTTTTCCCGCGCCGAGCGGTTGCGCGACGCGGCGCCCGCGCGGCGGAGCGCGGGAAGCGCGACCTGGGAGCCTGCGGTCGACGTCGTTGAAACGGAGGCCGAAGTCCTCGTCCTCGTCGCTCTGCCCGGCGTTCGTGAACAGGACGTCGAGGCCGCGATCGAAGGCTCCTCGCTCGTCGTGCGGGGCCGGCGCGGCTTCCCGCCGGAATTGCGCGCGGCCTTCGTCCACCGCCTGGAACTGCCACGCGGCGCGTTCGAACGGCGCATCTCTTTGCCCGCCAGCCGTTACGAGGCAGTCGTCCGCGCCATGCGCGAGGGGCTGCTGATCGTCAGCCTGCGCAAATCCGTCTGA
- a CDS encoding FAD-dependent oxidoreductase: MLQASASQPLIVGAGPTGLAAALFLAEHGVAARLIDRAEEASRTSRALAVNPRSLELLRSSGVAAAIQAEGRAIEGVCFYEDWKPLATLQFDNLPSRYAMTVLPQARIEALLAEALAWRGVKVERGVAFEAMEQDATGVRARLRAANGEARTVAASLLLGADGAHSQVREALGIPFKGHAFPEAWPLFDLELDDPLDLDHAHVDFLARGLVFLLGLRPGLWRVFGDVPDLLSRLPRGARPGRILWESSFHIADKCADRVEQGRAALAGDAAHIHSPVGARGMNLGIEDAYVFAACAANALGGAPGWLADYGRLRHPVHAKVVARMDRLTALARGQPAWVRLARHYLFPALAGFGPFAHKMQNFVAGLDEPTKVR, from the coding sequence ATGTTGCAAGCGTCGGCGTCGCAGCCCCTCATTGTCGGCGCGGGTCCGACCGGCCTCGCGGCGGCCCTGTTTCTGGCCGAGCACGGCGTGGCGGCGCGGCTGATCGACAGGGCGGAAGAGGCGAGCCGCACGTCCCGCGCCCTGGCCGTCAACCCGCGTTCGCTTGAGTTGCTGCGGTCGAGCGGCGTCGCCGCCGCCATCCAGGCCGAAGGCCGCGCCATCGAAGGCGTGTGTTTCTATGAGGACTGGAAGCCGCTCGCCACGCTCCAGTTCGACAATCTGCCCTCACGCTATGCGATGACCGTCCTGCCTCAGGCGCGCATCGAGGCGCTGCTCGCGGAAGCTTTGGCCTGGCGCGGCGTCAAGGTCGAACGGGGCGTCGCCTTTGAAGCGATGGAGCAGGACGCGACCGGCGTGCGCGCGAGGCTGCGGGCCGCGAACGGAGAGGCGCGGACGGTCGCCGCCTCCCTGCTGCTCGGCGCCGACGGCGCGCACAGCCAGGTGCGCGAGGCGCTGGGAATCCCCTTCAAGGGACACGCCTTTCCGGAGGCTTGGCCGCTGTTCGATCTCGAACTCGACGACCCGCTCGACCTGGATCATGCGCATGTTGACTTCCTGGCGCGCGGGCTTGTTTTCCTGCTTGGCCTCCGCCCGGGACTGTGGCGCGTCTTTGGCGACGTTCCGGACCTCCTTTCGCGGCTGCCTCGGGGCGCGCGCCCGGGCCGGATTCTGTGGGAGTCCAGCTTCCACATCGCCGACAAATGCGCGGACCGGGTCGAGCAGGGCAGGGCGGCGCTCGCTGGCGACGCGGCCCATATTCACTCTCCCGTCGGGGCGCGCGGCATGAACCTCGGGATAGAGGACGCCTATGTCTTTGCGGCTTGCGCGGCGAACGCTCTCGGCGGCGCTCCCGGGTGGCTCGCCGATTACGGCCGGCTGCGTCATCCCGTCCACGCCAAAGTGGTCGCCCGCATGGATCGGCTGACGGCGCTCGCGCGCGGCCAGCCGGCCTGGGTGAGGCTCGCCCGCCATTATCTCTTCCCGGCGCTCGCCGGTTTCGGCCCGTTTGCCCATAAGATGCAGAATTTCGTCGCCGGCCTCGACGAACCGACAAAGGTGCGGTGA
- a CDS encoding arylsulfatase — MGDDIGWMQPSIYHRGLMVGETPNIDRIGQEGAIFMDYVAMQSCTSGRNAFFTGMYPLRTGLIPPQLPGSPSYLRPGTPALAKFLHDLGYTTGEFGKNHLGDHTEALPTAHGFQEYWGYLYHLDAMQGVSFPDINKTPTDQVVAPPCKNTLIPGVPDVPGAVDPKTTTCLTPPRPILWCHSSDGTQANQTCKDEGPLTLERSKTVDEEISAKVIDFLDRNDPKKTNKPFFVWYNPARMHVTTVLPPKYMDMVGTKGGKDWGVNEAGMKQLDDNIGYVLKKLEDMGQLDDTIVVFTTDNGAEAISFPDGGVTPFKGQKGEAWEGGYRAPLVIRWPGHVKPGTVKNQLFAALDWLPTFVDIAGGAKGDRLNKEIEAGQYPGIVKTKLDGFDQRDYLEGKSDKSARDYFFYYSGATPSAVRYKNWKMYYTMSQPGPAGWILPLIPFHFTLVQNIKRDPFETSVGIEQKSAMALGGALGGPVTAFQYDWNMLPIGQQLWLKELESYKEFPPLQAPESYNLDQIIAQVKAASTISHSGE, encoded by the coding sequence ATGGGCGACGACATCGGCTGGATGCAGCCGAGCATTTACCATCGCGGCCTTATGGTCGGCGAGACTCCCAACATTGATCGGATTGGTCAGGAGGGCGCCATCTTCATGGATTATGTCGCCATGCAGAGCTGCACCTCCGGCCGAAACGCGTTCTTCACCGGCATGTACCCGCTGCGCACCGGATTGATCCCGCCGCAATTGCCGGGCAGCCCGTCTTATCTGCGGCCTGGCACCCCGGCGCTCGCCAAATTCCTGCACGACCTCGGCTACACGACCGGCGAGTTCGGCAAAAACCATCTCGGCGACCACACGGAAGCGCTGCCGACGGCGCATGGTTTTCAGGAATATTGGGGCTATCTCTACCATCTCGATGCGATGCAGGGGGTGAGCTTCCCCGACATCAACAAGACGCCGACCGATCAAGTCGTCGCGCCGCCATGCAAAAACACGCTGATTCCCGGCGTGCCAGACGTGCCCGGCGCCGTCGACCCCAAGACCACAACCTGCCTGACCCCGCCGCGCCCGATCTTGTGGTGCCACTCCTCGGACGGAACGCAGGCGAATCAGACATGCAAGGACGAAGGGCCGTTGACTTTGGAGCGGTCGAAGACAGTGGACGAAGAGATCTCGGCCAAGGTGATCGACTTCCTCGACCGCAACGACCCGAAGAAAACCAACAAGCCGTTCTTTGTCTGGTACAACCCGGCGCGCATGCACGTGACGACCGTGCTGCCGCCAAAGTACATGGACATGGTGGGCACGAAAGGCGGCAAGGACTGGGGCGTCAACGAAGCCGGCATGAAGCAGCTGGACGACAACATCGGCTATGTGCTGAAGAAACTCGAGGACATGGGCCAGCTCGACGATACGATCGTGGTCTTCACCACCGACAATGGCGCCGAAGCGATTTCTTTCCCGGACGGCGGCGTCACCCCCTTCAAGGGACAGAAGGGCGAGGCCTGGGAAGGCGGCTATAGGGCGCCTCTGGTCATTCGCTGGCCGGGTCACGTCAAGCCAGGCACGGTCAAGAACCAGCTGTTCGCGGCGCTCGACTGGCTGCCGACCTTCGTCGACATCGCCGGCGGGGCGAAAGGCGATAGGCTAAACAAGGAGATCGAAGCCGGCCAATATCCCGGCATCGTCAAGACGAAGCTCGATGGCTTTGATCAGCGCGACTACCTCGAAGGCAAGTCCGACAAGTCGGCGCGCGATTACTTCTTCTATTACTCGGGCGCGACCCCGTCGGCGGTGCGCTACAAGAACTGGAAGATGTACTATACGATGTCGCAGCCCGGGCCGGCCGGCTGGATCTTGCCGCTCATCCCATTCCACTTCACGCTCGTCCAGAACATCAAACGTGATCCATTCGAGACGTCGGTCGGCATCGAGCAAAAAAGCGCGATGGCCCTCGGCGGCGCGCTTGGCGGCCCTGTCACTGCCTTCCAATATGATTGGAACATGCTGCCGATCGGCCAGCAATTGTGGCTGAAAGAACTCGAGTCGTACAAAGAGTTTCCGCCGTTGCAGGCGCCGGAAAGCTACAACCTCGATCAGATTATTGCCCAGGTCAAGGCGGCCAGCACTATCAGTCACTCGGGCGAGTAA
- a CDS encoding nicotinate phosphoribosyltransferase, which produces MPLPEPQPSREGGGLFADLYELTMMRAYAALGMEAEAVFSVFVRKLPKERNFLIACGLDELLDEIERFHFSPDDIVYLRTLNLFPEDFLDELRRFRFAGDIFALPEGTPFFAGEPILEIRAPIGQAQALETLILNRIGLQTLLASKAWRVVNAAAGRRVMDFGARRAQGGDAALHGARAFAIAGIEGTSLLEAGARYGLPVAGTMAHSFVEAFSREEEAFDAFATLYPQTVLLVDTYDTLQGVGNAVRLAQKLGPERRPMGIRLDSGDLLALSLSARALLDDAGLGDMKIIASGGLDEAKIDALVKGGAPIDIFGVGTDMSVSADAPSLDISYKLTEYAGAGRMKLSAAKATLPGRKQVFRREADGVVTDDVIARVDELLPGTPLLVQVMRGGRRIAPPAVDLSVLRAAAARAIARLPPDLRALSPAPKPFPVAISPRLEADADALRARLSGAQGSALRTAL; this is translated from the coding sequence ATGCCCCTGCCTGAACCGCAGCCGTCCCGCGAGGGCGGCGGCCTTTTTGCCGACCTTTACGAACTGACTATGATGCGCGCCTATGCGGCGCTCGGCATGGAGGCCGAGGCCGTGTTCAGCGTCTTCGTCCGCAAGCTGCCGAAAGAGCGCAATTTTCTCATCGCCTGCGGGCTCGACGAACTGCTCGACGAGATCGAGCGCTTTCATTTCTCGCCGGACGATATCGTCTATCTTCGCACGCTCAACCTTTTCCCCGAGGATTTTCTCGACGAGCTTCGCCGCTTCCGTTTCGCCGGCGACATTTTCGCGCTGCCCGAAGGAACGCCGTTCTTCGCCGGCGAGCCCATTCTGGAAATCCGCGCGCCGATCGGTCAGGCGCAGGCGCTGGAGACCTTGATCCTCAACCGCATCGGCTTGCAGACGCTGCTCGCGTCGAAAGCCTGGCGGGTCGTCAATGCGGCGGCGGGGCGGCGGGTGATGGATTTCGGCGCCCGCCGCGCCCAGGGCGGCGACGCCGCGCTCCACGGCGCCCGCGCCTTCGCCATCGCCGGGATCGAGGGAACCTCGCTGCTGGAGGCGGGCGCGCGCTATGGGCTCCCGGTGGCGGGAACCATGGCCCATAGTTTCGTCGAAGCTTTTTCGCGCGAGGAGGAGGCTTTCGACGCTTTCGCCACGCTCTATCCGCAAACGGTTCTGCTGGTGGACACTTATGACACGCTGCAGGGCGTGGGCAATGCTGTTCGTCTGGCGCAAAAGCTCGGACCGGAGCGCCGGCCGATGGGAATCCGTCTCGATTCCGGCGACCTGCTCGCCCTTTCGCTTTCGGCGCGGGCCTTGCTGGACGATGCGGGACTGGGCGATATGAAAATCATCGCCAGCGGCGGTCTGGACGAGGCGAAAATCGACGCCTTGGTCAAAGGCGGCGCCCCCATCGACATTTTCGGGGTGGGAACGGACATGAGCGTTTCGGCCGACGCGCCTTCGCTCGATATTTCCTACAAGCTGACTGAATATGCCGGCGCCGGCCGCATGAAGCTCTCCGCGGCCAAGGCGACCTTGCCCGGCCGCAAGCAGGTTTTCCGCCGCGAAGCCGACGGCGTCGTGACGGATGACGTCATCGCCCGCGTCGACGAGCTTTTGCCGGGGACGCCGCTGCTGGTCCAGGTCATGCGCGGCGGCAGGCGGATCGCGCCGCCCGCGGTCGATCTTTCGGTTCTGCGCGCGGCGGCGGCCCGGGCCATCGCCAGGCTGCCGCCGGATCTGCGCGCGCTGTCCCCAGCGCCGAAGCCATTTCCGGTCGCGATATCGCCGCGGCTCGAAGCCGATGCGGACGCCTTGCGCGCCCGCCTGAGCGGCGCCCAGGGATCCGCGCTTCGAACGGCGCTGTAA
- a CDS encoding DUF302 domain-containing protein encodes MDYYTATTVDKPIAAAIEQVEAALKEEGFGVLTRIDVANTLKEKIGADFRPYVILGACNPRLAFEALKREDKVGTMLPCNVVVQEVEPGRSEVAAIDPVASMQAIDNAELKALAEDVRERLRRVIGRL; translated from the coding sequence ATGGACTATTATACAGCGACCACTGTCGACAAGCCGATCGCGGCCGCGATCGAGCAGGTCGAGGCCGCGCTCAAGGAGGAAGGCTTCGGCGTTCTGACCCGGATCGACGTCGCAAACACGCTCAAGGAAAAGATCGGAGCCGATTTCCGTCCCTATGTCATCCTCGGCGCCTGCAATCCGCGGCTCGCCTTCGAGGCGCTCAAGCGCGAGGACAAGGTCGGCACGATGCTGCCGTGCAATGTCGTCGTCCAGGAAGTGGAGCCCGGGCGCAGCGAGGTTGCGGCCATCGATCCGGTCGCCTCGATGCAGGCGATCGACAATGCCGAACTCAAGGCGCTCGCGGAGGACGTGCGCGAGCGGCTGCGGCGGGTGATCGGCCGGCTCTGA
- the lon gene encoding endopeptidase La, which yields MADESEPTPVAAEAGPEAGGQGAQPGELIVIPVRDVVLLPGTVMPIGIGRAVSIAAAQQAVREERQIGVLMQRDPKQEDPTALDLHRTGAVANILRYISAPDGTHHIVLQGEQRFRVIDFVSERPVIVARVQRFADPETLTPEIEARFRFLQQQAAEAFRLMPQAPRELIETVESIPSPGALADVVAAYLDIGANARQELLETFDVVARIEKVTKLLGERLEVLRLTHEIGQQTKAAFDERQREAILREQMAAIQRQLGEGDGRADEVREIGEKIARANMPKEVEDQARKELARYQRMSEGSGEAGPLRTYLDWLTELPWALPEPKPIDIAEARRILDADHFGLAKIKQRIVEYLAVRKLAPGGKAPILCFAGPPGVGKTSLGQSIARALGRAFVRVSLGGVHDEAEIRGHRRTYIGAMPGNIIQAIRKAGSRDCVLMLDEIDKMGAGIHGDPAAAMLEVLDPEQNFSFRDNYLGQPFDLSHVVFIATANMLESIPGPLRDRMEIITLAGYTEDEKFEIARRYLVARQLEANGLTAEQVRIDDETLKRIIRDYTREAGVRGLEREIGRALRHAAMKIAEGSAEHVEFGAGDLAAILGPALFENETAMRTSVPGVATGLAWTPVGGDILFIEAARAPGRGGLTLTGQLGEVMRESAQAALTLVRSQAASFGVAPDIFEKSDIHIHVPAGATPKDGPSAGVAMFIALVSLLSNRTVRSDTAMTGEISLRGLVLPVGGIKEKVTAAARAGLKRVMLPARNRRDYDDIPEDARKSLEFVWLERVEDAVAAAFESDVAPEAAHATN from the coding sequence ATGGCCGACGAATCCGAGCCGACCCCGGTCGCCGCCGAAGCCGGACCCGAAGCGGGAGGGCAGGGCGCCCAGCCCGGGGAACTGATCGTCATACCGGTGCGCGACGTCGTTCTGCTGCCGGGCACGGTGATGCCGATCGGCATCGGGCGCGCGGTTTCGATCGCCGCCGCGCAGCAGGCCGTGCGCGAGGAACGCCAGATCGGCGTGCTGATGCAGCGCGATCCCAAACAGGAGGATCCGACCGCGCTAGACCTGCACCGCACCGGCGCCGTCGCCAATATTCTGCGCTATATCAGCGCCCCCGACGGAACCCATCATATCGTGCTGCAGGGCGAGCAGCGCTTTCGGGTGATCGATTTCGTCTCGGAGCGCCCGGTCATCGTGGCGCGCGTCCAACGCTTCGCCGACCCGGAGACGCTTACCCCGGAAATCGAGGCGCGGTTTCGGTTCCTGCAGCAGCAGGCCGCCGAAGCCTTCCGCCTCATGCCGCAGGCGCCGCGGGAGCTGATCGAGACGGTGGAGTCGATCCCTTCGCCCGGCGCTCTGGCGGATGTGGTCGCCGCTTATCTCGATATTGGGGCCAACGCCCGCCAGGAATTGCTCGAAACTTTCGATGTCGTGGCGCGCATAGAAAAGGTGACCAAACTCCTCGGCGAGCGGCTGGAAGTGCTGCGGCTTACCCATGAAATCGGCCAGCAGACCAAGGCCGCCTTCGACGAGCGCCAGCGCGAGGCCATATTGCGCGAGCAGATGGCGGCGATCCAGCGCCAGCTCGGCGAAGGCGACGGCCGCGCCGACGAGGTCCGCGAGATCGGCGAAAAGATCGCCAGGGCCAACATGCCGAAGGAGGTCGAGGATCAGGCGCGCAAGGAGCTGGCGCGCTACCAGCGCATGTCGGAAGGCTCCGGCGAGGCCGGGCCGCTGCGCACTTATCTCGACTGGCTGACCGAACTGCCCTGGGCCCTGCCCGAACCCAAGCCGATCGATATCGCCGAGGCGCGCCGCATCCTCGACGCCGATCATTTCGGGCTGGCGAAGATCAAGCAGCGGATCGTGGAATATCTCGCGGTGCGCAAGCTCGCGCCGGGCGGCAAGGCGCCGATCCTTTGTTTCGCCGGGCCGCCAGGCGTAGGCAAGACTTCGCTCGGCCAGTCGATCGCGCGGGCGCTCGGGCGCGCCTTCGTGCGGGTGAGCCTTGGCGGCGTCCATGACGAGGCCGAAATCCGCGGCCACCGCCGCACCTATATCGGCGCCATGCCGGGCAATATCATCCAGGCGATCCGCAAGGCTGGATCGCGCGATTGCGTGCTGATGCTCGACGAAATCGACAAGATGGGCGCCGGAATCCATGGCGACCCGGCGGCGGCCATGCTCGAAGTGCTCGATCCCGAACAGAATTTTTCTTTCCGCGACAATTATCTTGGCCAGCCCTTCGATCTCTCCCACGTCGTTTTCATCGCCACCGCCAATATGCTGGAGTCCATTCCCGGCCCCTTGCGCGACCGCATGGAGATCATCACGCTCGCCGGCTATACCGAGGACGAGAAATTCGAGATTGCGCGGCGCTATCTCGTGGCGCGCCAACTCGAAGCCAATGGCCTGACCGCCGAGCAGGTCCGCATCGACGACGAGACGCTGAAGCGCATCATCCGCGATTACACCCGCGAGGCCGGCGTGCGCGGTCTCGAACGCGAGATCGGCCGGGCGTTGCGCCATGCGGCGATGAAGATCGCCGAAGGCAGCGCGGAGCATGTCGAGTTCGGGGCCGGCGATCTGGCGGCGATCCTGGGTCCCGCATTGTTCGAGAACGAAACGGCGATGCGGACCAGCGTGCCGGGCGTGGCGACCGGGCTCGCCTGGACGCCGGTCGGCGGCGACATATTGTTCATCGAGGCGGCGCGCGCGCCGGGTAGGGGCGGCCTGACCCTCACCGGCCAGCTCGGCGAAGTGATGCGGGAGAGCGCCCAGGCCGCTTTGACGCTCGTGAGGAGCCAGGCGGCGTCCTTCGGCGTTGCGCCGGACATTTTCGAAAAAAGCGACATCCATATCCATGTGCCGGCCGGCGCCACGCCCAAGGATGGCCCGAGCGCCGGCGTCGCCATGTTCATTGCGCTCGTCTCGCTGCTGAGCAATCGCACGGTGCGCAGCGACACGGCGATGACCGGGGAGATTTCCCTGCGCGGCCTGGTGCTGCCGGTCGGCGGCATCAAGGAAAAGGTCACGGCGGCGGCGCGCGCGGGGCTCAAGCGCGTGATGCTGCCCGCGCGCAATCGCCGCGATTACGACGATATCCCGGAGGACGCGCGCAAAAGCCTCGAATTCGTCTGGCTGGAGCGTGTCGAGGACGCGGTCGCGGCGGCCTTTGAAAGCGACGTCGCGCCGGAAGCCGCTCACGCTACGAATTGA
- a CDS encoding alpha/beta hydrolase: MRAYLLVLILPALLAACARPGVDPMYPPVAARAPGATDHTILIATTRKRSPDPGAMFSGERGKGIEYAEAVVSVPPTHVSGNIEWPSQRPGNPNTDFVTRESSYLDSEKAFVAAVNQQLAQRPPGHRDVMLFVHGYNTLFPEGLYRLAQVAHDSKAQGVPVYFSWASRGELAGYVYDQNSATIARDALEHILVLLAKSNAEKINVLAHSMGNWVTVEAFRNIAMTREFRGYGHKLGAIILASPDIDVDVFRSQMARIGTPKKPFLIVLSRDDRALAVSRFIAGDKSRLGDYKHAANLTKYNAIVVDLSDVKGENPLNHDKFAEIAKIAPQLRQVLAEGVGKKGSVDQLNPVEDAPGVVKTALTLPIAMVAAPIVIIARQAQ; encoded by the coding sequence ATGCGCGCTTACCTCCTTGTCCTGATCCTTCCGGCCCTGCTCGCCGCTTGCGCCCGCCCCGGCGTCGATCCCATGTATCCGCCCGTGGCCGCCCGCGCGCCGGGCGCGACCGACCACACCATTCTCATTGCGACGACGCGCAAGCGTTCGCCCGATCCCGGCGCGATGTTCAGCGGCGAGCGCGGCAAGGGGATCGAATATGCCGAGGCCGTGGTCAGCGTCCCGCCGACCCATGTCTCCGGCAATATCGAATGGCCGTCGCAGCGCCCCGGCAATCCCAACACCGATTTCGTCACCCGCGAATCCTCCTATCTCGACAGCGAAAAGGCCTTCGTCGCGGCGGTCAACCAGCAGTTGGCGCAGCGGCCGCCCGGACATCGCGACGTGATGCTGTTCGTCCACGGCTACAACACCCTGTTTCCGGAAGGCCTTTATCGCCTGGCGCAGGTTGCGCACGATTCCAAGGCGCAGGGCGTGCCCGTCTATTTCAGCTGGGCCTCGCGCGGCGAGCTGGCGGGCTATGTCTATGACCAGAACAGCGCCACCATCGCGCGCGACGCTCTGGAGCATATCCTGGTCCTGCTCGCGAAAAGCAACGCCGAGAAGATCAACGTCCTCGCCCATTCCATGGGGAATTGGGTGACCGTCGAAGCCTTCCGCAACATTGCGATGACGAGGGAGTTTCGTGGTTATGGCCATAAACTCGGCGCGATCATCCTCGCCTCGCCGGACATTGACGTCGATGTGTTCCGCTCGCAGATGGCGCGCATCGGAACGCCGAAAAAGCCCTTCCTCATCGTTTTGTCGCGCGACGACCGCGCGCTTGCCGTGTCCCGCTTCATCGCCGGCGACAAATCGCGGCTGGGCGATTACAAGCACGCCGCCAATCTGACCAAATATAACGCGATCGTCGTCGATCTGAGCGATGTGAAGGGCGAAAATCCCCTTAACCACGATAAATTCGCGGAAATCGCGAAGATCGCGCCCCAGCTCAGGCAGGTGCTCGCCGAGGGGGTCGGCAAGAAGGGTTCAGTGGACCAGCTCAATCCGGTCGAGGATGCGCCCGGCGTCGTCAAGACCGCGCTGACGCTTCCAATCGCCATGGTGGCCGCCCCGATCGTCATCATCGCCCGCCAGGCGCAATAA
- a CDS encoding nicotinamidase has protein sequence MSGGNHIGQGDVLLIVDVQNDFCPGGALPIAGGDAILPRVNALIDEATRAGALVVASRDWHPADHVSFAARGGPWPRHCLQDESGAAFHRDLKLPASTMIVTKGDRLDSDQYSAFDRTGLADELRRRKARRVWVCGLALDVCVKATALDSVAAGFPTLLVTSATAPVTAEDGADALDELARAGVQFVA, from the coding sequence ATGAGCGGCGGCAATCATATCGGCCAAGGCGACGTTCTGCTGATCGTCGATGTTCAGAACGATTTCTGTCCCGGCGGCGCTTTGCCGATTGCCGGCGGCGACGCCATTCTGCCGCGCGTCAATGCGTTGATCGACGAGGCGACGCGCGCCGGCGCGCTCGTCGTCGCCTCGCGCGACTGGCACCCGGCGGACCATGTGAGCTTTGCCGCCCGCGGCGGGCCGTGGCCGCGCCATTGCTTGCAGGACGAAAGCGGCGCCGCGTTCCATCGCGACCTCAAGCTCCCCGCCTCCACCATGATCGTCACCAAGGGCGACCGCCTGGATTCGGATCAATATTCCGCCTTCGACCGCACCGGCCTCGCCGACGAATTGCGGCGGCGCAAGGCGAGGCGCGTCTGGGTCTGCGGCCTGGCGCTCGATGTCTGCGTCAAAGCGACGGCGCTCGACAGCGTCGCCGCCGGATTTCCGACCCTTCTCGTGACCTCCGCCACCGCGCCTGTCACTGCCGAAGACGGAGCGGATGCGCTCGATGAGTTGGCGCGCGCGGGCGTTCAATTCGTAGCGTGA
- the nhaA gene encoding Na+/H+ antiporter NhaA produces the protein MIDGLAHLPKEPADRLTAPFLRFVRVEAIAGAVLLLFALIALALANSSWSARYLSFWEIRVGFSAGDVEFARSLKHWINDGLMTFFFFVVALELKREMILGELNSPRRAAFPMAGALGGMIVPAGLYLLLVGGRPVASGWGTVMSTDTALLIGCLAVLGRRIPESLRLFLLALAIFDDVGAILVVAIWYGHTLNWIPLALAGVGVVAVAGVARLGIRSMLVYFAIGGGIWLALDASGVHATLTGVILGLMTPARSWVSDNRLHAILDRVVAYPPGEHWSGDTIGRRDLRRASVATREALSPIERLEIALHPWVAFAIMPIFALANAGIRIVPSTFDAVLASAIFVAFVVGKPVGVVIFSSLAVKLRLAVRPDELRWSMLAAGSALTGIGFTMALFIATLAFDPALLDSVKLGILAASIVSAAGGLAGLLWLTARSRSAELRKGHVQL, from the coding sequence ATGATCGATGGCCTCGCCCATCTGCCGAAGGAGCCTGCGGATCGGCTTACGGCGCCGTTCCTGCGGTTCGTTCGTGTCGAGGCGATCGCCGGCGCTGTCCTGCTTCTTTTTGCGCTGATCGCATTGGCTCTTGCCAATTCGAGCTGGTCCGCCCGCTATCTTTCGTTCTGGGAGATAAGGGTTGGCTTTTCCGCGGGCGATGTCGAATTCGCGCGTTCGCTGAAACATTGGATCAACGACGGGCTGATGACGTTCTTCTTCTTCGTCGTCGCGCTCGAACTCAAGCGTGAAATGATTCTGGGGGAACTGAATAGTCCGCGACGAGCGGCTTTTCCGATGGCGGGGGCGCTTGGCGGAATGATCGTTCCGGCCGGACTCTATCTGCTTCTGGTAGGAGGCCGGCCGGTTGCGAGCGGTTGGGGGACGGTCATGTCGACTGACACCGCTCTTCTGATCGGCTGTCTCGCGGTTCTCGGCCGTCGCATTCCTGAAAGTCTGCGGCTGTTCCTCTTGGCGCTAGCGATCTTCGACGATGTCGGAGCCATCCTGGTTGTGGCGATCTGGTATGGGCACACGCTGAACTGGATTCCGCTGGCGTTGGCTGGCGTGGGCGTGGTTGCGGTAGCCGGCGTCGCGCGCCTCGGGATTCGGAGCATGCTCGTCTATTTTGCAATCGGCGGCGGCATCTGGCTGGCGCTGGACGCCTCCGGCGTCCATGCGACGCTTACGGGCGTGATCCTTGGACTGATGACGCCGGCGCGGAGCTGGGTCAGCGACAATCGTCTGCATGCGATTCTCGATCGGGTGGTGGCCTATCCGCCAGGCGAACACTGGAGCGGCGACACCATCGGCAGACGCGATCTGCGCCGGGCAAGCGTGGCGACACGGGAAGCTCTGTCGCCGATCGAGCGTCTCGAGATCGCTCTTCATCCCTGGGTCGCCTTCGCGATCATGCCGATTTTCGCATTGGCGAATGCAGGCATCCGGATCGTTCCCAGCACATTCGATGCTGTACTGGCGTCTGCGATTTTTGTCGCGTTTGTCGTTGGCAAGCCGGTGGGCGTGGTGATCTTCAGCAGTTTAGCCGTAAAACTCCGCCTCGCCGTGCGCCCGGACGAACTGCGCTGGAGCATGCTGGCGGCCGGAAGCGCTCTGACCGGCATCGGGTTCACCATGGCTTTGTTCATAGCGACGCTTGCTTTCGATCCGGCTCTCCTGGATTCGGTCAAGCTCGGCATTCTGGCCGCCTCGATCGTTTCCGCCGCCGGAGGTCTGGCTGGCCTTCTGTGGCTGACCGCACGGAGCAGGTCGGCGGAGCTCCGGAAAGGGCATGTCCAATTGTAG